Within Metabacillus sp. KUDC1714, the genomic segment AACTGTTCCATCTGCATTTTGTAGCGGCCATGTGTCCCACACATCTAAATTAATTAATTTACCTAACTCATCATATCCTTTTGCAGAAGTGATGTTTTTGATTTTAGATTCGTCGAATTGAGGTACTGTATATCTTGGATCATTTTGTTGTTCAATCATCTTGTACATGTCTGAACGTGTCATATGGGAAATTCCATATGATTCATTGTGATCTCGGGAGTCTTTTTCTTTCGCATAAGTCAGCGATTCTCCCGCACCTAATAATATTGCTGTACTAAGTGTTACGACTGTTGCTTGTTTGGCAAATCTTTTAAAGTTCATCGGTCGTCCTCCTAGAATTTTTAGTTTTTACAAGGGTGGTTCTTTACCAGAAAACTGCTCAAGTGCCACCGTGTCTTGTCTACAAATAGAATTATAGGATAGTTACGATTCTGTGAATATGTCATAGATTGATACGAATTTAGTCGTAAATTGATATATATAGGGGGATTTTAACGAAAGGTTGACTCGCCAAACTCTGATGCTATTTGTGGTTGATTGTAGCGAGAGGATGCTCGCTTTCCGCGGGGAGGGCGGGGAGCATCTGGAATGGAAACGCCCGCAGGAGTCTCGCAACCCGCTCCAATCAACTGGAAATAGTTTTGTTTACATACAAAAAAACCCCCGACAAAGGGGTTAGACAATATCATTTGATTAAGCTGAAATGGATCATCAGGTTCATACAGTTCTTAAGCCTGAATTTCTGTCTCACATTACATAAACATTTGGCTATCCGCTGCTTTGCTAGAAATAATTGTTGGCATGGTTACTGACTAGCAGCACTATTCCAAGATTTCTGAAATTCTTGCAGTAACTGATCGCGATCAAGCTGTTTTCCGACATATAACTGGATGGAAGATCCAAATTCTTCTTTTACTCCGACAGGAAAATGAAACCAGTTAGAACTCATGGTTTTTCCTTCTTTGTAATATGCTAATGTATCATTAGCAAGGGGACCTGAATGGTTAGACTCTATATTTTTAAAAGCAGGGATAAATTTAAATTTTTCAGTCAAAAATGTTTGTCCTTGTTGGGAAGAAACCATCCAGTTTAAGAATTTTTTTGCTTCCTTTTTCTTTTCGGGTGTTGATTGTTTGTTTACTACCCAATAATTTGAGACACTAACGACCAAGGCATCATTTTTACGTTCATCATTAATAGGTATTGGAAGAAATCCGATATTCATATCAGGTGATATTTGATCAATCATTGGCTGGACCCAATTTCCTTGAAGCATCATTGCTGAAGCTCCTGTTGCAAACAAATTCATTTCCATATTGTAGTCCGTTGTTAGCGGATTATCATTTCCATATTCTATCGTTAAATCCAACAAATCAATGATATCCTTGAATTGCTGATTATTGGTGATTTTTTCTGTACCGGAATTGAGGTTTTTTATAAACGTGTTTGGATCTTCTTGTTGAGCAAACGCGATATTTGAAAGAAGTACCCCCAATATCCATTCCTCGTAATAACCATTAGCAAAAGGAGTGATGCCTGCCTTTTGTAATTGTTTCGAAGCCTCTCTTAATTCTGTTAATGTTTTTGGTATCGTACTGATTCCTGCCTGTTTAAATAAATCCTTATTGTAAATAAAACCGTAACCTTCCAAATTAATTGGCATACCATAAACCTCTTCATTAAATGTGACTGGGGATAATGTATCCTTATATGCATTCTTCACCCATGGTTGATCTGAAAGGTCTTCTAAATATTTCCGCCATAATTTCGCATTTTCGTAACCAGTGTTTGTAAAAATATCAGGACCTGTACCTGCAGCAATCTGTGCTTTTAGATCACTAAGATCATCAGTTGCACCACCAACAGTTTCTATCTGAATATCTATATGTGGATTTTCCCGTTCATAAGCTTGTACCATTTGTTCGAACTGTTTTGAAATTTCCACTTTAGGATTTCGTACATTTAAGGTGATTTTTCGTTCGGTAATTTCTCTCTCTTTTGTTGTCGACTCCGGATTATTTTTCTGACATGCTGCAAAAGAAAGGCTCAGAGTGCCAATTAATAACATGTATAGTATCTCTTTTCTCATTAACTCACCCCAAGTATGTTTCACAGGATAACTGAAATAATTTCAATCTATCTATTTTGTCAATGCAAGTTTTTTATCTACGTTTCGATATTCAAATGGTGTGATCCCAACGACCTTTTTGAATAGCTTTGAAAAGTATTTTTCATCTTGATAGCCAAGCATTAATGAAATAGATAAAATACTCTCATCTGTTTCACTTAGCCATGATTTTGCCTGATCAATTCTAAGATTCATCATGTATTTGGATAGGGGCATTCCAGTTTGTTGTTTAAATTTTCTTGAGATATGTTCACGACTTAAGAAGAACCGGTTTGCCAGTTTTTCTAAGCTTAGTTCTTCCATATAATGCGTTTCTACAAAGTCCACAATGTTTTGCATGCGCTGCGCATCATCCAAGTCATTCAAACGGTGTATCGATCGGTATTTTTGATCATCCATCGTTTTTTGTAAGTCTTGGTACAACCTAGGTATTTCATTTAATAAACGTAACGTTTTCCCGCTAACCAGTCGAACTGGAATGTCAAATTGATGACTAATCCATTCTTCAATCGCTAACCAATGCTTTGGTGTAGAAATAACAAGACAAAGATTTTGATCATGCTGAAGTGCAAATGCGTTTCCCCAGTCTTGATTAGAAAGCTCATCAGCTAATAATTGAATGTATGGTTCTGAATGATGCATATGATAAAAGGAAATGAGTGTAACATCGTATTCATCTGCAAGGGGAAGAAATGAAGCAACTTCTGATTCTTCGAATGGTTCCCCTAAACAAGCTTGTGTAACAACCTGATTCATTCGAAACCTTTTAACCTCTTCGAGTACGCCTGTATCTTTGTTTTGACGCTCTTCCTTTTCACTCTGCCACGATTCAATGGCTGCTGACAATGTATGATTGAATGGATCTGCTTCAATCGGTTTTAATAAATAGTCGAAACTGTTGAACTGAATGGCTTTTCGCATAAATGAGTAGTCGTCAAAGCCTGTAATGAAAATAACTTTTCCTGAATAATCGATTGAATTTAACCACTCCATTATTTCGATTCCGCTTATTCCGGGCATTTTTATGTCAGTGAAGATAATTTCCGGATTTTGACTTTCTATTATTTTTTTTGCTTCCTCACCATTAGCTGCTTCTAAAACATCAGTGATCCCGTGTTGTTTCCACTGTCCTAAATGTCGAATAACATAACGAACATTGAACTCATCATCTATAATTAGAGCCTTCATACAGTTCTTAGCCTCCTTATCAAAATTTTTTGCTATTTTCGCAAACTTTGTTGCTATATAACAAGTATTTGGAATGGTTGATTTCCGCTCCAGGATGCTCGCTTTCCGTGGGGCGGGCGGTGAGCCTCCTCGGCGCATAGCGCCTGTGGGGTCTCACCTGTCCCGCTGCGCCCACAGGAGTCTCGCACCTTCCGCTCCAATCAACCTAAATAGTTTTTGCTCAAGGAACCTAATTAATAGCAACAATCCCTTAGAAAAGAGCCAAATTTTTTAATGGAACAATAATCAAATTGTATAGATTTGTTATTAAAGCGTGCTAATCGTTTGATACATTAGAGTCTAGAGGAATGACAAGTTGAACTAAAAAGCCTTGTCCTTGTTTCGTATCTAGCTTTAGACCAGCATTTTGTCCATAGTTTAACACCAATCGGTCATGGATGTTTTTAAGACCGATATGTTCGTGTGAATAGGTTCCTGTATAAGGAGTGGTGTAAATATTTTCTCTTAATGATTGCAGCTTTGAGAGTGTGACACTTGAGCCATCGTTTTCTACTGTAAGAGTTAACGTTTCTCCTTTTATTTCTCCGTATATGCTTAAGTTTGTATCTTGGAATCCTTCTTCATAACAATGTTTAAAAAAGTTTTCAACAAGCGGCTGAATAACCATGCTTGGGATTTTCATTCTTTGAATATCTTCGTTTAGTTTAATAGAAACGTTTAGATTGTTTCCAAAACGCTCCTTTTGTAGGGAGAGGTATGCTTGGATATAATTCACTTCATCGCGTACCAAGACCCATTGATCAGCACGGATAGAGTAGCGCATCATTTTGGATAAGGATGTTACTAATTGGTAGACATTTGGAGACTGAGAACGTAGAGCAACAGCTCCAATTGATTGTAATGCGTTAAATAAGAAATGCGGATTCACTTGAGACTTTAGTGCTCTAAATTGGTTTTTTCTATTCTCAATGTCTAGTTTATATTCACGTTCAATATGGTGGTTAATGCGGTCCATCATATCTTTCATATGTTTTTCAAGATGACCAATTTCGTCCTCTCCTTTATGCTCAAAAGGGACATTCATATTTCCACCTTCAATAGACAGCACTTTTTTGCTAAGAATCTTAATTGGACGAGTGATTCTATATGAAACAAAACCTATCATTAGCAAACCCATCATCCCTACTCCAATACCAACGATTATGTTTATAAATGCAGTCTGTCTTGCATCATGAAATAAGAACTGACTAGGAGTTATCTTAATTAGTTTCCATTGATTTAGTGGTCCAGATAAAGTTTTCGATAATAAAATATCCTCTCCCGAATCAATATCCTTATCATTGATACGCTCTAGTAAGCTAAGTGGAACGACCTTACCGATAAGAGTAGTGTCGCTTGCATACATAACACGATCATTTGAATCAACCAGTAATACAGATTCTTCATTTTCCTGAATGAGAGTATTACATAAACGAGCATATCCATTTAAATCGATATCTATTGTAATAATTCCGAGAAATTCATTTGAAAGCACATCAACGACTTTATGGTGAAACGTCATAACGACTGTGTTGTCCGACTGAGGAACAATCGCAGCATTATTATAATTTACAAGTTGATGAGGAGGCTCAATCAGATAGTCTACGTTTGATTGATAAAGTTTTTTAATTGATTCTTGGTTTAATAAGTCAGGTTTCAATTTAGGAGCACTGACCTTAGCGTTATAAGCGGTAAAGGATTCTTTGTTTCTATCAAGATAGAAACGAACCTGGCGGATTTCATTTCGCATAAGATAAAAAGTCTCTATGCTTTTTTCTCTCGAGTTTGGGTTAGAGTACCCTGAATCTTCACTATCATTTCTGAAGACCTGAAATAAGTCAGGATTCCGATACAGAATATAAGGAAGATCGATCATATCTTGAAAATATTGCTCCAGTTCCACTGACAATTTATTCATTTGATTGTTACTAACCTCAAGTGCTTGCTGTTCCACTCTATCTTTTGTATATCCATATATGAAAAAAACAGATAAAAAATACGGTATGATGATGAAAATAAGAAGCATAAGGAATAAGCGACTCTGGATGCTCTTCAATTCTAAAATGCTCCTTTCATTCGGGAAAAACAAAAGCTCAGGGCGCCTTGAACAGCCTCGGGCAATAAGACGCTTAAGAATAGAAGGTGTTTTTTGCCTTCAATTCTTAAGTGGCTTATGACCTCGAGGGGCTAGGCGCTGGAGCTGGATGTCAAAGTGTTATCCACAGTACAAGAATCTTATAGTTTCCTAAGCAAAAACAAATTAAAACTATTTATGAATGATAGAAGTAGGATACTATCAAAATACTAAAGTCCTTCATTACTCTTATTAACATCTAATTCTATTTCAGTCATTTCGTCAATATAGGGAAAATTGTCAAAAAAACAGACAGGAAGGGCAGTTCCCCCTATCCTTATCGTGTTGGTAACGGTTACTTTAGAAGGGTAAAAACCAAACTTAATGAGGAAATTGAAACTTAGGTACTAGTGAGCGATACATTATTACAAAAACTAGTTAGAAAGGATTAGTAAGTGTAATAATTTTAACTTAGTTTACATAATAAGTGGAATTGTTTATGGGAGGAGATCTGTGGCTATTTTCGACAAACTTCGGGTGGTGACAGGCACCCGGAACTGGCACCCCGAACTAAAAGGAGAAGTCAACTAGACCTTCTCCTTTTTACAACCTCTACCGTCAGGGTGGTGGTTGTAAACATTATTTTTACTTGAGAACCACCCTTTTGCTTGCAACGGCGCTGGGTGCCTTCTTGTTTTCTATAACGCTTTTCCAAAAGAAATAGGCACTCATTTCACGTACAATCCCCTTAAAGAACTTCTCGTAAAGGTTCAAGAAATAAAATGTTTCCATGGTGTTTGGTATGCTTTGATTTAATATGGATGGATCTTGATCCAATCTAAGTGTATGTTCTGATCCTGAGATGGACCATAACGGATTGGATCACTACCTCCGTGGAAGGCGGTCAGATGAAGCGTATCAACTTTAGTTCCGTCCGTTACGTATTTAATATTCGTCTTGGTGAATTTCGGTGTACTCATGTCATTGACATAAATCTTTAGAACACCATCATTGTTACTGCCGCTATTGATCTTGACTAAGATTTTGATTGTATACCAGGTATTGCTCGAGAGAACAACGTCTTTTAACGGTTGATTATTCATATCTACCCCGAAACCGTCTCCCCATGATTCTGTCATTCCCGCATGATATACATAGGGAATCAAATGACCTTCAGGTTTGAACATCAGCCTGACGCTAAATCCGTCTCCGATAGTCGCATCGCCGCCCCCCGTATAGTTTTTACCGCCTCCAAGACCGGGAAGCTTTCCCCCTTCTGTCCAATCATAACTACCGCTAGTCGGGGTGAATTTCACTCGATATTCCACTGTGTACGCGTCCCTCTCCTCCAATCTAGATAATATTTGCCCGCCGCTTCCGGATGTTCCTACACCGCCTTGGGGCATGTGAAAAACAAGATGTCCCACACTATTGATCGTGATTCGATCGGTTTCGGTTTTCGTAATGGTGTTTCCAAAATCCTCTATTGCTTGTTGATCTGAATATACACCTGGCTCACTTGAGAAATACACATCACGGTCTGCATAATATGTCGCGAAAGCGATTACAGACAACATTAAGAAAAAGATACACCCTAATCCAAAAGCTACAACGCCGCGCTTATTAATCCACCTCATCCATTTCCCTCCTGTATGTTTGAAATCTTATAAAATGCGCATCCTACCGCAGTGTGAACTCCCTTATTAACATAAACTACCTCGGTATCATCGGCTCCTTTAAGAACGATACTGACATTAGAGAAATCAGAATTGCCTGGATCGGTCCACGAAAGGGTCAGCTACTGATTTGACACAATCACCTTGCCATCTTACATTTCTATTTGAGGTGTACGATCGACAAAGCTGACGTCTACTTCATTGATACGAGCAATCGTGTCATTCGGATCTCCATTCCCCCATGACGGACTGATAAATATGAACCGGATAGAGGTTGTCTCGATTGTATCAAAGTTCAGCAGTGTGAATTGCTCCAAGAAAGCATCCTTGTCGTTATCTCTTACTTCCGCCAGCTTCTTCCATTCTGAACCATCTAAATATTCAAGATCAAAATCCTTCACATGCCAGCCGGCAGAGCCAGTAACCGGCACGTGTCCACTCCATAGCTTTACTTGGTTGATCTTTTGCGGGGATGTCCAAT encodes:
- a CDS encoding cache domain-containing sensor histidine kinase; this encodes MKSIQSRLFLMLLIFIIIPYFLSVFFIYGYTKDRVEQQALEVSNNQMNKLSVELEQYFQDMIDLPYILYRNPDLFQVFRNDSEDSGYSNPNSREKSIETFYLMRNEIRQVRFYLDRNKESFTAYNAKVSAPKLKPDLLNQESIKKLYQSNVDYLIEPPHQLVNYNNAAIVPQSDNTVVMTFHHKVVDVLSNEFLGIITIDIDLNGYARLCNTLIQENEESVLLVDSNDRVMYASDTTLIGKVVPLSLLERINDKDIDSGEDILLSKTLSGPLNQWKLIKITPSQFLFHDARQTAFINIIVGIGVGMMGLLMIGFVSYRITRPIKILSKKVLSIEGGNMNVPFEHKGEDEIGHLEKHMKDMMDRINHHIEREYKLDIENRKNQFRALKSQVNPHFLFNALQSIGAVALRSQSPNVYQLVTSLSKMMRYSIRADQWVLVRDEVNYIQAYLSLQKERFGNNLNVSIKLNEDIQRMKIPSMVIQPLVENFFKHCYEEGFQDTNLSIYGEIKGETLTLTVENDGSSVTLSKLQSLRENIYTTPYTGTYSHEHIGLKNIHDRLVLNYGQNAGLKLDTKQGQGFLVQLVIPLDSNVSND
- a CDS encoding ABC transporter substrate-binding protein translates to MRKEILYMLLIGTLSLSFAACQKNNPESTTKEREITERKITLNVRNPKVEISKQFEQMVQAYERENPHIDIQIETVGGATDDLSDLKAQIAAGTGPDIFTNTGYENAKLWRKYLEDLSDQPWVKNAYKDTLSPVTFNEEVYGMPINLEGYGFIYNKDLFKQAGISTIPKTLTELREASKQLQKAGITPFANGYYEEWILGVLLSNIAFAQQEDPNTFIKNLNSGTEKITNNQQFKDIIDLLDLTIEYGNDNPLTTDYNMEMNLFATGASAMMLQGNWVQPMIDQISPDMNIGFLPIPINDERKNDALVVSVSNYWVVNKQSTPEKKKEAKKFLNWMVSSQQGQTFLTEKFKFIPAFKNIESNHSGPLANDTLAYYKEGKTMSSNWFHFPVGVKEEFGSSIQLYVGKQLDRDQLLQEFQKSWNSAASQ
- a CDS encoding polysaccharide lyase — protein: MRWINKRGVVAFGLGCIFFLMLSVIAFATYYADRDVYFSSEPGVYSDQQAIEDFGNTITKTETDRITINSVGHLVFHMPQGGVGTSGSGGQILSRLEERDAYTVEYRVKFTPTSGSYDWTEGGKLPGLGGGKNYTGGGDATIGDGFSVRLMFKPEGHLIPYVYHAGMTESWGDGFGVDMNNQPLKDVVLSSNTWYTIKILVKINSGSNNDGVLKIYVNDMSTPKFTKTNIKYVTDGTKVDTLHLTAFHGGSDPIRYGPSQDQNIHLDWIKIHPY
- a CDS encoding response regulator, which encodes MKALIIDDEFNVRYVIRHLGQWKQHGITDVLEAANGEEAKKIIESQNPEIIFTDIKMPGISGIEIMEWLNSIDYSGKVIFITGFDDYSFMRKAIQFNSFDYLLKPIEADPFNHTLSAAIESWQSEKEERQNKDTGVLEEVKRFRMNQVVTQACLGEPFEESEVASFLPLADEYDVTLISFYHMHHSEPYIQLLADELSNQDWGNAFALQHDQNLCLVISTPKHWLAIEEWISHQFDIPVRLVSGKTLRLLNEIPRLYQDLQKTMDDQKYRSIHRLNDLDDAQRMQNIVDFVETHYMEELSLEKLANRFFLSREHISRKFKQQTGMPLSKYMMNLRIDQAKSWLSETDESILSISLMLGYQDEKYFSKLFKKVVGITPFEYRNVDKKLALTK